From Woronichinia naegeliana WA131, the proteins below share one genomic window:
- a CDS encoding RRXRR domain-containing protein: MPTKPSRARRWLKEGKAIGRFNDLDIFYVQLTTESSSDKTQPIAIGIDPGKLFSGIGVQSSLFTLGQAHLELPFKRVRERMDNRRLMRRGRRGRRLDRKLSFDLRAHRQKRFSNRRQGKLAPSIKANRQLELRVVSELAKIYPITDIYFEYVKADVDQTSGRKGAKLGKGFSAVMVGQKWAIEQLSKIAKVHTRLGWQTSNLRKHLGLEKSENKAEQTPESHANDGITLACFRFLDYLPFHTSNGHGHEWKGSVEVTDAPFAIVKRPPVSRRQLHLMVPAKGGKRRKYGGSTTRHGFRKGDLISSPKGIGYASGNTEKQLSVSDANWKRLGQIAASKIQLIRRSNGLIVSH; this comes from the coding sequence ATGCCAACTAAACCTAGTCGGGCTAGACGGTGGCTCAAAGAAGGAAAAGCTATTGGTAGATTTAATGACTTGGATATTTTCTATGTCCAGCTAACTACCGAATCTTCTAGCGATAAAACTCAACCCATTGCCATCGGTATTGACCCAGGTAAATTATTTTCTGGCATCGGTGTTCAATCATCTCTTTTCACTCTCGGTCAAGCTCATTTAGAACTTCCCTTTAAACGAGTAAGGGAACGGATGGACAATCGGAGATTAATGCGACGAGGAAGAAGAGGACGACGGCTCGACCGTAAACTCTCCTTTGACCTACGGGCGCATCGTCAAAAACGATTCTCTAATAGAAGACAAGGAAAATTAGCTCCCTCAATAAAAGCTAATCGCCAACTTGAACTAAGAGTCGTTTCTGAATTAGCCAAAATCTATCCAATTACTGATATTTACTTTGAGTACGTTAAAGCCGATGTCGATCAAACATCGGGCAGAAAAGGAGCCAAATTAGGCAAAGGATTCTCGGCTGTTATGGTCGGTCAAAAATGGGCTATCGAGCAACTTTCTAAGATTGCTAAAGTCCACACTCGCCTTGGTTGGCAAACCTCTAATCTCAGAAAACATCTAGGTTTAGAAAAGTCCGAAAATAAGGCAGAACAAACTCCAGAAAGCCATGCTAACGATGGAATTACTCTCGCCTGTTTTCGTTTTTTAGATTATTTGCCATTCCATACCTCTAACGGGCATGGCCACGAATGGAAAGGCTCTGTTGAAGTAACAGATGCTCCTTTTGCCATCGTTAAACGTCCTCCTGTTAGTCGCCGTCAACTTCATCTAATGGTTCCTGCCAAGGGTGGCAAGCGACGCAAATATGGTGGCTCCACCACAAGACATGGGTTCCGTAAAGGAGACTTGATTTCTTCGCCTAAAGGAATCGGTTATGCCAGTGGAAATACCGAAAAACAGTTATCTGTTAGCGATGCCAATTGGAAACGATTGGGACAGATAGCTGCTAGTAAGATTCAATTGATTCGTCGTTCTAACGGGTTGATTGTTTCTCACTAA